From Spodoptera frugiperda isolate SF20-4 chromosome 27, AGI-APGP_CSIRO_Sfru_2.0, whole genome shotgun sequence, a single genomic window includes:
- the LOC118263411 gene encoding uncharacterized protein LOC118263411: protein MASSTRNREKKELDPEEIMRRKFRAKCRFRATARMVMANCYWMIEAAEQYEGVEDVKRRVAQAVRGKAKKKRLLTITDKALLNKPNNDRTDQEKKYIYRIIGGLKCFKRYPNHVKKKLAAVTYFKYYSPNRVIVRQHHEAHALYFIVTGDVIVSQLIFDELLQKHVQVDIGIMHPGDMFGEVSLLHNIPRTATCTTAGHCELLALMKEDFKNVLQASVQKQWDEVRRAMSAFTYFDALDEVARREGCIVAKMKSYNINEIILGDGCGIPNFVYFILSGECQMIETLQVSVTHRCGHTYYTLYDPYVPKEESEQDIDAKYFDAYKEKAKEMQQLSQDLPEMSRSGSKRLESIMRYSDTKRSSSALKKESAIPEEMLSSEDQMTSSEMVPPSGSVDATSAMQSTSEMEGGDSGLPGERRSSLKSELLLPPSSRRDSVRFSVQHPLKPPNVRTYFMQVCRFHPGSTFGFGENMRDRRIIALNPVDCMLLPKMWLLQRNTANIWSRIEHFLEKKIPSKRQLFQEFISARRWEEFRDQLVGDIVARSNTVNWTSVHDVPYSIRMEEMVDI, encoded by the exons atggCTTCTTCTACGCGCAATCGAGAAAAGAAAGAactg GATCCCGAGGAGATTATGAGACGCAAGTTTCGCGCGAAATGTCGTTTTCGAGCTACAGCGCGTATGGTAATGGCAAATTGCTATTGGATGATAGAAGCTGCTGAGCAGTACGAGGGAGTTGAAGATGTAAAGAGGAGAGTCGCGCAGGCTGTGCGTGGAAAGGCCAAGAAGAAGCGACTCTTGACTATCACT GATAAAGCGCTTCTGAACAAGCCTAACAATGACAGAACTGATCAAgagaagaaatatatttatcgCATCATTGGAGGTCTCAAATGCTTCAAAAGATATCCTAAC CATGTAAAAAAGAAGTTGGCAGCAGTAACGTACTTCAAGTATTATAGTCCCAACCGTGTGATAGTTCGCCAACATCACGAAGCGCACGCGCTATATTTCATAGTCACTGGTGACGTCATCGTTAGCCAGTTGATCTTTGATGAGTTGCTGCAGAAACATGTTCAAGTGGACATTGGTATTATGCACCCAGGAGACATGTTTGGAGAAGTTTCCCTTCTACATAATATTCCTAGGACTGCTACTTGCACAACTGCTG GTCACTGTGAATTATTGGCATTAATGAAAGAAGACTTCAAGAATGTACTCCAAGCTTCGGTACAGAAGCAATGGGATGAAGTGCGACGCGCTATGTCTGCTTTCACATACTTTGATGCGCTTGACGAG GTGGCTCGACGCGAAGGATGTATTGTGGCTAAAATGAAATCATACAATATAAACGAAATAATACTGGGGGATGGGTGCGGAATtcctaattttgtttattttattctatctgGAGAATGTCAAATGATTGAGACTCTTCAGGTGTCTGTCACACATCGATGCGGCCATACTTATTACACGCTCTATGATCCCTAT GTACCGAAAGAAGAAAGTGAACAGGATATTGACGCAAAATATTTTGATGCGTACAAAGAAAAAGCTAAGGAAATGCAACAACTGTCTCAGGACCTACCAGAAATGTCGCGGTCAGGGTCAAAACGTTTAGAAAGTATTATGAGATATTCAGACACTAAGAGATCAAGTTCTGCACTTAAAAAAGAAAGCGCAATACCAGAGGAAATGTTATCCAGTGAAGATCAAATGACTTCGTCAGAGATGGTACCACCTTCTGGATCTGTAGATGCAACGTCAGCAATGCAGTCTACATCCGAAATGGAAGGTGGTGATTCAGGATTACCCGGAGAAAGGCGTTCCTCTCTCAAATCTGAACTGCTGTTACCACCTTCGAGCCGTCGAGACTCAGTGAG GTTTAGCGTGCAACATCCACTGAAACCACCAAATGTTCGGACTTACTTTATgcag GTGTGTCGATTCCATCCTGGATCAACGTTCGGGTTTGGTGAGAACATGAGGGACCGTCGGATTATTGCGCTGAACCCCGTCGATTGTATGCTGTTGCCGAAAATGTGGCTCTTACAACGAAACACCGCTAATATCTGGTCACGTATCGAACACTTTTTGGAGAAAAAG ataCCATCAAAGCGGCAGTTGTTCCAAGAATTTATCTCTGCACGTCGCTGGGAGGAGTTTCGCGATCAGCTCGTGGGTGACATTGTGGCACGCTCTAATACCGTCAATTGGACATCCGTTCATGATGTGCCCTACTCCATTCGTATGGAAGAGATGGTTGATATTTGA